In the genome of Longimicrobium terrae, the window CCAGGTTCAGGATCACGCCCACCACCGCCGCGGTGATGCCCGAAAGCGCCGACGCGAGCGCGGCGTTGCGGCGCAGCCCCTCCACGAACGGCGCGCCCGCGAAGATGAACAGAAACGACGGCGCGAACGTCACCCACACCGCTACCGACGCGCCGATGGCCCCCGCGGCCAGCGGCGGCAGCGCACCGGGATGGTTGTACGCGCCCAGAAACGCCACGAACTGCACCACCAGAATCAGCGGTCCGGGCGTGGTTTCCGCCATCCCCAGCCCGTCCAGCATCTGCCCCGGCGCCAGCCATCCGTAGTGCCCCACCGCCTGCTGCGCCACGTACGCCAGCACCGCGTACGCCCCGCCGAACGTCACCGCCGCGGCGCGCCCAAAGAACACGCCTTCCGCCACGAACACGCTCCCCGGGCCAAAGACGGCGGCCAGCAGCGCGACCGGCGCCCACCACAGCACCGCGCACACCGCCGCGACGCGCAGCGACCGCATCGCCATCGCGCGCCGCTCCATCCGGGTGAGGGGCGGGAGCGGATCGTCGTCGATCACCGCGGCGGGCAGCCAGAGCCATCCCGCGACCGCCGCCGCGATCACGATCAGCGGAAAGGGAATGCCCAGCAGCGCGATGCCGATGAACACGGCCGCGGCGATCGTCATCCGCCGCCGGTCCCCCAGCGCCCGCCCGCCGATGCGCAGCACCGCCTGCACCACGATGGCGATCACCGCCGGCTTCAGTCCAAAGAAGAGCGCGGCCACCCACGGCGTGCCGTGCAGCGCGGCGTACGCGGCGCTCAGCCCCATCATCGTCACGAAGCCGGGGAGGATGAACAGCATCCCCGCCGCCAGCCCGCCGCGCACGCCGAACATCGTCCAGCCCACGTACGTCGCCAGCTGCTGCGCCTCGGGGCCGGGCAGCAGCATGCAGAAGTTGAGCGCGTGCAGAAAGCGCGGTTCGCTGATCCACCGCTTTTCATCCACCAGCACGCGGTGCATCACGGCGATCTGCCCCGCCGGCCCGCCAAAACTCAGCACTCCGATGCGCGCCCACGTGCGCACCGCCTCGCCGAATGGCACGGCGGGGCCGCGCGGCGGATCGTCGGTCGATGGCGTGTTCTGCATGATGGGAGGATAGCCGCCCGGGGCCGCGCCGCACAACGCGAATCATCATCCTGAAACTCTCGCCAGCGTAGCCGCGTAGGGTGACACGTCCGCAAGACGGACCTGAGGCACAACCCGATTGGAGCGCTCCGGCGCCCCTCACATAAAGGAAACGACCATGAACACCGCCCGCGCCCTGTTTGTCGCCATCGGCATTCTGCCCTCCGCCAACCCGGTTCCCGGGCTCTCGGACTGGCGCCGCGGCGGGCTCGCGGTCGCTCGCTGATCCACGCGGGCTGATGGATGAAAGGAGGCGCGGAACCACACGGTTCCGCGCCTCCTTTCGTTTGCGGATCATCTCCGGAATGCCATGGCGACGATGGCACGTTTGCGTGGCTGTCGTGTGATGACAGGTCTCTCCGCACGCGATCCGCCGCACAACGCGGATCAGCATCCTGAAACTCTCGCCAGCACCGCCGCGTAGGGTGACACGTCCGCAAGACGGACCTGATGCACAACCCGATTGGAGCGCTCAGGCGCCCCTCACATAAAGGAACCGACCATGAACACCGCCCGCGCCCTGTTTGTCGCCATCGGCATTCTGCCCTCCGCCAACCCGGTTCCCGGGCTCTCGGACTGGCGCCGCGGCGGGCTCGCGGTCGCTCGCTGATCCACGCGGGCTGATGGATGAAAGGAGGCGCGGAACCACACGGTTCCGCGCCTCCTTTTTCGTTTGCGATCAAACCCCGCGCGTGTCGCCGACGGCGTGTTCCGTGTGGACAGCCCGCTTCTGAAACTGTTCTGCCGAAACGTGCGTTGGTTACTCGGCTGGCATGATCGGTCTCCCGAAACTCCTGGTTTGCGTCATGAACGATACACGTACGCTGGACCCGTGGGCCCTGTTCGTCGATGAGCGCCCGTCCGCGCCCGCACCTCTCGTGCGGGTGGCCGAGGCGCCCGCCGTGCCGGAGGCCCGCATTCAGCTTTCCGCCACCGCGCGGAACGGCGTGACGAACCGCGCGGCGGAGTACACGCTGGATGAGCACGGGATCACGCGGCGGATGCACCGCGACGGGGGAGACCGGGTGACCACAATCGGCTGGGACGACGTGATCTCCTATCGCGACAGCGAAAGCACTGATCACGCGTCACTGCTGATCGTCGGGCGCGGCGGTGCCCGCATGCGCCTGCACGAAGCCGATCCGTCCGAAGAGACGTACCAGTTCATCCGCGGGTTCGTGGAGTACGCCGAACACCGTTCGCCGCTGCAGACTGGTGCGGGCTACCGGCCGGGGCTGGTGGAAATCGGCGTGGCGCTGATCGTCATCCGCATTCTGATGGAGTTTCTGCCCGAGATGGTGCAGGGCGTGGGAACCGTCATCGCGCTGCTGATTGCCTTTCTGTACCACTCGTACACGGTGCTCACGGATGATGACCGGGCGATGGAGGACCGCCGCTCCGACGCGCTGGACGCCCGCGTCCGGGAATCCACGCGCCGCCTGCTGGGCATCCAGTCCGAGTAGTTCGGGATCGGATGGAGCTCACGCCGGCCACCTTCTGGCCGGGCAGGGGAAGCCTCACGGTCGTACCGTGAGGCTTTCCGCCATTTCAGCGGCATCTTCAGTGCCTCCAGCGCCTCCTTTTCTCGTCCGTCCCGCGAGAGCGGAACCGATCTTGATCATGGCGCAATCATGATCATGAGAGATTAACGTGATCAACTCGCGCGTTCATGATCACGTTCTTTCATCCCCGCAGCCGAACCGGATGGCCGCCACCACGACCCCGCGCCCGCGATCCCCGTCCGCCAAAGGCCCGCTCGCGCCGGCCGAACGGTGGTTCAAAGCGCGTGGATGGAAGCCGTTCCCGTTTCAGCGCGAGGTGTGGGACGCGTACCTGGCCGGGGACAGCGGGCTGATCCACGCAGCGACCGGGACGGGAAAGACGTACGCCGCGTGGATGGGCCCCGTGCTGGAGTGGATGGCGGAGTTCCCCAAGGGCGCGCCCGCCAAGCCGCCCCCGCCGCTGCGCATTCTGTGGATCACCCCGCTGCGCGCCCTGGCCGCCGACACCGAGGCCGCCCTGCTCGCCCCGCTGACGGAGCTGGGCCTGCCGTGGACGCTGCAGAGCCGCACGGGCGACACCTCCGCCAAGATCCGTTCCCGCCAGCGCACGCGCCTGCCGACCGCGCTGGTCACCACGCCGGAAAGCCTGGCGCTGCTCCTGAGCCGCGATGACGCGCGCACCCTGTTCGCCGATCTGCGCGCGGTGATCGTGGACGAGTGGCACGAGCTGATGGGCACCAAGCGCGGTGTGCAGACGGAACTGGCGCTCGCCCGGCTGCGATCGTGGCGGCCGCAGATGCGCACGTGGGGTCTTTCCGCGACCATCGGCAACCTGGACGATGCGCGCGAGGCGCTGCTGGGCGCCACTCCTGGTCGGCCGCCGGGGCGCGTAGTGCGCGGCCTGGTGCCCAAGAACATCGTGGTGGATGCACTGATCCCGCCGCGGATCGAACGCTTTCCCTGGGCCGGCCACCTGGGCACGCAGATGCTGCCGCAGGTGGTAGACGCCATCGAGGAGGGCGAAACGGCCATCGTGTTCACCAACACGCGGTCGCAGACGGAGATCTGGTACCAGGCGCTGCTGGAGGCGCGCCCCGACTGGGCGGGGCTGATCGCCCTCCATCACGGCTCGCTGGACCGCGCCAAGCGCGACTGGGTGGAGGACGGGCTGCGCAGTGGAAAGCTGCGCTGCGTGGTGGCCACGAGCAGCCTGGACCTGGGCGTCGACTTCTCGCCTGTGGACCGCGTGCTCCAGATCGGCTCGCCCAAGGGCGTCGCGCGGCTGCTGCAGCGCGCGGGACGCAGCGGCCACCGCCCGGGCGCCGTCAGCCGCGTCACCTGCGTGCCCACCAACGTGCTGGAGCTGATCGAGGTCGCCGCCGCGCGCGACGGGGTGGAGGCCATCGCCGTGGAGTCGCGGCTTCCGGTGGAACGGCCGCTGGACCTGCTGGCGCAGCACGTGGTGACCGTGGCGCTCGGTGGCGGCTTCCTTCCGGACGAGCTTCTGGCCGAGGTGCGCACCACCGGCGCCTACGC includes:
- the chrA gene encoding chromate efflux transporter: MQNTPSTDDPPRGPAVPFGEAVRTWARIGVLSFGGPAGQIAVMHRVLVDEKRWISEPRFLHALNFCMLLPGPEAQQLATYVGWTMFGVRGGLAAGMLFILPGFVTMMGLSAAYAALHGTPWVAALFFGLKPAVIAIVVQAVLRIGGRALGDRRRMTIAAAVFIGIALLGIPFPLIVIAAAVAGWLWLPAAVIDDDPLPPLTRMERRAMAMRSLRVAAVCAVLWWAPVALLAAVFGPGSVFVAEGVFFGRAAAVTFGGAYAVLAYVAQQAVGHYGWLAPGQMLDGLGMAETTPGPLILVVQFVAFLGAYNHPGALPPLAAGAIGASVAVWVTFAPSFLFIFAGAPFVEGLRRNAALASALSGITAAVVGVILNLALWFALHVLFGRMMDVAPLGLRIAFPDVRSLQIAPLVIAIAAAVAIFRFRAGIPAVLTGAALCGLAIRLLG
- a CDS encoding ligase-associated DNA damage response DEXH box helicase; protein product: MAATTTPRPRSPSAKGPLAPAERWFKARGWKPFPFQREVWDAYLAGDSGLIHAATGTGKTYAAWMGPVLEWMAEFPKGAPAKPPPPLRILWITPLRALAADTEAALLAPLTELGLPWTLQSRTGDTSAKIRSRQRTRLPTALVTTPESLALLLSRDDARTLFADLRAVIVDEWHELMGTKRGVQTELALARLRSWRPQMRTWGLSATIGNLDDAREALLGATPGRPPGRVVRGLVPKNIVVDALIPPRIERFPWAGHLGTQMLPQVVDAIEEGETAIVFTNTRSQTEIWYQALLEARPDWAGLIALHHGSLDRAKRDWVEDGLRSGKLRCVVATSSLDLGVDFSPVDRVLQIGSPKGVARLLQRAGRSGHRPGAVSRVTCVPTNVLELIEVAAARDGVEAIAVESRLPVERPLDLLAQHVVTVALGGGFLPDELLAEVRTTGAYAGLLDDEWRWVLDFVTRGGDALRAYPEFQRVVVDDETGRYLVRDKGVARRHRMSIGTIVSDASIAVQYLRGARLGTVEESFVARLNPGDRFVFAGKPLEFVRVRDMTAWVRRTTNTKGLIPRWMGARMPLSGELAASLRARLEEASRGEFRGPEMQAIRPILDVQARWSRIPRADELLIERVKTREGHHLFIFPFEGRLVHEGLAALFAYRISRLTPISFTFSMNDYGMELLSPEAAPLDAALKAGLLSAHNLLQDVPASLNATEMARRQFREIARVAGLVFQGFPHAGKSVKQLQASSGLFFDVFTRYDPGNLLVSQAHREVLERQLESSRLGRTLERLAAGNVVITNPKRTPPLAFPLLVDRTRNAVTSESVTDRVQRMKLVLEKYADTGK